In Mycolicibacterium alvei, a single window of DNA contains:
- a CDS encoding serine hydrolase domain-containing protein — protein sequence MDDLVHGHCDDRFRAVRDALADALAGGEETGAAIAIDIDGRTVVDMWGGHADAARTRPWTEDTIVNVFSSTKTVTALAGLMLIDRGLITADTPVAEYWPEFAANGKQDIKFRHLLTHSSGLSGWDQPFTIEESYDWEKSTAALAAQAPWWEPGTASGYHALTHGHLIGEVVRRVTGKSLKEFVREEISGPLGADFQIGAHPEDAHRIADIIPSDEPLDLPLDQLSEIALRTFMGAPSPEIANTADWRAADIGAANGHGNARSLARILSVISLGGTVDGITLLKPETVESIFEPQLDGPDLVLLGHPLRWGLGFGLPQTQTVPYIPEGKICFWGGWGGSWETCNPDHRATFAYVMNRMGPGVEGSERTARYLNLFYEALADKVNRRPAGRAANG from the coding sequence ATGGATGACCTTGTACACGGCCACTGTGACGACCGCTTTCGGGCCGTGCGCGACGCGTTGGCGGACGCGCTTGCCGGCGGAGAGGAAACCGGCGCGGCCATCGCGATCGACATCGACGGCCGGACCGTCGTCGACATGTGGGGCGGGCACGCCGATGCCGCGCGGACCAGGCCCTGGACCGAGGACACCATCGTCAACGTCTTCTCGTCCACCAAGACGGTGACGGCACTGGCCGGACTCATGCTCATCGACCGCGGCCTGATCACCGCCGACACCCCGGTGGCCGAGTACTGGCCCGAGTTCGCCGCGAACGGCAAACAGGACATCAAGTTTCGCCATCTGTTGACGCACAGCTCGGGGTTGTCCGGATGGGACCAGCCGTTCACCATCGAGGAAAGCTACGACTGGGAGAAGTCCACCGCCGCGCTGGCCGCCCAGGCACCGTGGTGGGAGCCGGGTACCGCGTCGGGGTATCACGCCCTGACCCACGGGCACCTGATCGGCGAGGTGGTGCGCCGAGTCACCGGCAAGTCGCTCAAAGAATTTGTCCGCGAAGAGATCTCGGGACCGCTGGGCGCCGACTTCCAGATCGGGGCACACCCTGAGGACGCGCACCGCATCGCCGACATCATCCCGTCCGATGAACCGCTCGACCTGCCGTTGGACCAACTGTCCGAGATCGCGCTCAGGACCTTTATGGGTGCGCCGTCACCGGAGATCGCGAATACCGCGGACTGGCGCGCCGCCGACATCGGTGCGGCCAACGGGCACGGCAATGCGCGGTCGCTGGCGCGGATCCTGTCGGTGATCTCGTTGGGCGGCACGGTGGACGGCATCACCCTGCTCAAGCCCGAGACGGTCGAGTCGATCTTCGAACCACAGCTCGACGGCCCCGATCTGGTGCTCCTCGGGCATCCGCTGCGCTGGGGACTCGGCTTCGGTCTGCCACAGACGCAGACCGTGCCCTACATCCCCGAAGGCAAGATCTGCTTCTGGGGCGGCTGGGGCGGGTCGTGGGAGACGTGCAACCCCGATCACCGCGCCACGTTCGCCTATGTGATGAACAGGATGGGTCCCGGCGTCGAAGGATCCGAACGCACCGCTCGCTATCTCAACCTGTTCTACGAGGCTCTGGCTGACAAGGTCAATCGGCGGCCCGCGGGGCGGGCTGCAAACGGCTGA
- a CDS encoding HNH endonuclease signature motif containing protein — protein MFEADESWELVLCLGDSVSEEAMLMASRMSMIGELLNRRIAEVEAEDSDPGYMLVTGFSRTVAEVGAAMNISPKTATVVVSQAEALTDRLPAVAEVLRRGQIDWATVAIIIERTELVTNSGIIARLDTELADRISGWTSWSRQRVINAVDAAVRKLDPDAIRERERAERRRDVRVRPQADGTARLDGTLTAKAGAIFYQRLTQLTEGVCAEDPRTPGQRRADAVEALSENRTLVCLCGRPECPHAAPAAPSAVRVVMNVIAPQSALTGGNQPGYLAGYGVIDAEKLRELAEQAVLRVVQAPEVTTAEALRYQVSAALARWVRCRDVTCRFPGCDRPAEHSDLDHTIPFDHQHPEKGGLTVPWNLKCLCRQHHRLKTFHDGWRDQQLPDGTIVWTAPTGQIYTTSPGAVELFPQSRPRRAPRRTRLTPRADRIAAQRAKNHRLRPLNAEARRIRRARTAEIRRRTEHNRMRATLTLFKGNQPSTSPFCAWINEPYEPETLPADWQPPPPPDPGPDLPPF, from the coding sequence ATGTTCGAAGCTGACGAGTCCTGGGAGCTGGTGCTCTGCCTCGGCGATTCGGTCAGCGAAGAGGCCATGCTGATGGCCTCCCGGATGTCGATGATCGGCGAATTACTCAACCGGCGGATCGCTGAGGTCGAGGCCGAGGACTCCGATCCGGGCTACATGTTGGTGACCGGGTTTTCACGCACGGTCGCCGAGGTGGGCGCAGCGATGAACATCTCCCCCAAAACGGCCACCGTGGTCGTCTCGCAGGCCGAAGCGTTGACCGACCGGCTGCCCGCTGTGGCGGAAGTGTTGCGACGCGGCCAGATCGACTGGGCCACCGTGGCGATCATCATCGAGCGCACGGAACTCGTCACCAACAGTGGGATCATCGCCCGCCTGGACACCGAGCTGGCCGACCGGATCTCCGGCTGGACGTCATGGTCACGGCAACGGGTCATCAACGCCGTGGACGCAGCGGTACGAAAGCTGGACCCCGACGCCATCCGCGAACGCGAACGGGCCGAGCGGCGCCGCGATGTGCGGGTACGCCCCCAAGCCGACGGCACCGCCCGACTGGACGGGACATTGACCGCGAAGGCGGGTGCGATCTTCTACCAGCGCCTGACCCAGCTGACCGAAGGGGTGTGCGCAGAGGATCCGCGCACACCGGGCCAGCGCCGAGCCGACGCCGTGGAAGCCCTGTCCGAGAACCGCACGTTGGTGTGCCTGTGCGGGCGTCCCGAGTGCCCACACGCCGCGCCGGCCGCACCATCGGCCGTACGAGTGGTGATGAACGTGATCGCACCGCAGAGCGCACTCACCGGCGGGAACCAGCCCGGGTACCTCGCCGGGTACGGCGTGATCGACGCCGAAAAGCTGCGAGAGTTGGCGGAACAGGCCGTGCTGCGGGTGGTGCAGGCCCCAGAGGTGACGACGGCCGAAGCACTGCGGTACCAGGTGTCGGCCGCGCTGGCCCGATGGGTCCGCTGTCGTGATGTCACCTGCCGGTTCCCGGGGTGTGACCGTCCTGCCGAGCACTCCGACCTCGACCATACGATTCCGTTTGACCACCAGCACCCCGAAAAGGGTGGACTCACGGTGCCGTGGAACCTGAAATGTCTATGCCGCCAACATCATCGGCTCAAAACTTTCCACGATGGCTGGCGCGATCAACAGCTCCCCGACGGGACCATCGTGTGGACTGCTCCCACCGGGCAGATCTACACGACAAGCCCGGGCGCGGTCGAGCTGTTCCCACAGTCCCGGCCGCGACGGGCGCCTCGCCGCACCAGACTCACTCCGCGTGCCGATCGCATCGCCGCACAGCGGGCGAAGAACCATCGGTTGCGTCCACTCAACGCGGAGGCCCGCAGGATCCGACGCGCCCGCACCGCCGAGATCCGTCGTCGCACCGAACACAACCGGATGCGCGCCACCCTCACCCTGTTCAAGGGCAACCAACCGAGCACCAGCCCGTTCTGCGCCTGGATCAACGAACCCTACGAACCCGAGACACTGCCCGCCGACTGGCAACCCCCACCACCACCGGACCCAGGACCAGACCTCCCGCCGTTCTGA
- a CDS encoding 2-oxo-4-hydroxy-4-carboxy-5-ureidoimidazoline decarboxylase, whose amino-acid sequence MHQGLGLEAYNALPLRRAVHAVYECCYSVVLATDLAGGRPFADHDSLFRQADALLFSLGEDSIDRVLQAHPHIGRRPRSPKSVCEQCAVWDDDPAVMTQLNDEVGHYAERFGFDFVMFVEDCCAASTLAGIVDRLHNDRETERKVVRNELAHINRARLERMLGPEGGYYNW is encoded by the coding sequence ATGCATCAGGGCTTGGGACTTGAGGCGTACAACGCGCTGCCCCTGCGGCGTGCGGTGCACGCCGTGTACGAGTGCTGCTACAGCGTGGTGCTGGCGACCGATCTTGCCGGTGGGCGCCCGTTCGCCGACCACGACTCGCTTTTTCGACAGGCCGACGCCCTGCTGTTCAGCCTCGGCGAGGATTCCATCGACCGCGTGCTGCAGGCGCATCCGCATATCGGCAGGCGTCCACGCAGCCCGAAGTCGGTGTGCGAACAGTGCGCGGTGTGGGATGACGATCCCGCGGTGATGACACAGCTCAACGACGAGGTCGGCCACTACGCCGAGCGGTTCGGGTTCGACTTTGTGATGTTCGTCGAGGACTGCTGCGCAGCCAGCACCCTGGCCGGGATCGTCGACCGGTTGCACAACGACCGGGAGACCGAACGCAAGGTCGTCCGCAACGAGCTGGCCCACATCAACCGGGCCCGGCTGGAACGCATGCTCGGCCCCGAAGGCGGCTACTACAACTGGTAG
- a CDS encoding inorganic diphosphatase codes for MKFDVVIEIPKGSRNKYEVDHETGRVKLDRYLYTAFGYPADYGFFEDTLGEDGDPLDALVLLPESVFPGCTVEARPVAMFKMTDEAGGDDKLLCVPAGDPRWDHIQDLGDVAQFELDAIKHFFVHYKDLEPGKFVQTADWVGREEAEAELQRSIERFKTSGH; via the coding sequence GTGAAGTTCGACGTCGTCATCGAGATCCCGAAGGGTTCGCGCAACAAATACGAGGTTGACCACGAGACCGGCCGGGTCAAGCTCGACCGCTACCTCTACACCGCCTTCGGCTACCCCGCCGATTACGGGTTCTTCGAGGACACCCTCGGCGAGGACGGCGACCCGCTGGACGCGCTGGTTCTCCTGCCCGAGTCGGTGTTCCCCGGCTGCACCGTCGAGGCCCGCCCGGTCGCGATGTTCAAGATGACCGACGAGGCCGGCGGCGACGATAAGTTGCTGTGCGTGCCCGCCGGGGATCCGCGCTGGGACCACATCCAGGACCTCGGCGACGTGGCGCAGTTCGAGCTCGACGCCATCAAGCACTTCTTTGTGCACTACAAGGACCTGGAGCCGGGCAAGTTCGTCCAGACCGCCGACTGGGTGGGCCGTGAAGAGGCCGAGGCCGAACTGCAGCGTTCGATCGAGCGGTTCAAGACCTCCGGACACTAG
- the dacB gene encoding D-alanyl-D-alanine carboxypeptidase/D-alanyl-D-alanine endopeptidase, producing MRPTRWRQSTHVAVGVVVLVLVAAVVALAAVLTGQRSSDAEAVTPAPPPATASPAIVPVDMSAPTPTVSGLAAALAPALANPDLGQVTGRITDAETGAELWEQNSGVPMQPASVNKVLTTAAALLTLDRNARLATTVLAVDSQPGLVVLKGGGDTTLSAAPEDVDTWYKGAARISDLAEQVRSSGIAVTAVRVDTSEYSGPTMAPGWDPADIEGGDIAPMESVMLDGGRIQPTTVESRRSTTPALDAGRALAAALRVDPATVTVLPAEVSGGRQIAAVQSAPLIERLRQMMNESDNVMAESIAREVAWQLHRPQSFDGGVDAVLSQLDGVGIDTSAAKLVDASGLSTDDRLTARILDEVVNLAAGNTEPAMRPLVDLLPIAGGSGTLSNRYLDTEAGRDAAGWLRAKTGSLTGTNALAGIVTDDNGRVLTFALISNDAGPTGRTAIDELAAVLRSCGCGT from the coding sequence ATGCGGCCCACTCGGTGGCGGCAGTCCACCCATGTGGCGGTTGGCGTCGTGGTCCTGGTGCTGGTCGCCGCCGTCGTCGCGCTTGCTGCCGTGCTCACCGGGCAGCGGTCCAGCGATGCCGAGGCGGTCACGCCTGCGCCCCCTCCTGCGACCGCCAGCCCGGCGATCGTCCCGGTGGACATGTCGGCGCCGACTCCGACCGTGAGCGGCCTGGCCGCAGCCCTGGCGCCGGCACTGGCGAATCCCGATCTCGGTCAGGTGACCGGCCGGATCACCGATGCCGAGACCGGCGCCGAACTGTGGGAACAGAATTCCGGGGTGCCGATGCAGCCGGCCTCGGTCAACAAGGTGCTGACGACGGCTGCCGCGCTGCTCACGTTGGACCGCAACGCCCGGTTGGCCACCACGGTCCTGGCCGTCGACTCGCAGCCCGGTCTGGTGGTGCTCAAGGGCGGCGGGGACACCACACTCTCGGCGGCGCCCGAGGACGTCGACACCTGGTACAAGGGTGCTGCCCGGATCAGTGACCTGGCCGAGCAGGTGCGCAGTAGCGGTATCGCGGTCACCGCGGTGCGGGTGGACACCAGCGAGTACAGCGGCCCGACGATGGCGCCGGGTTGGGATCCCGCCGATATCGAGGGCGGTGACATCGCACCGATGGAGTCGGTGATGCTCGACGGCGGACGTATCCAGCCGACGACGGTGGAATCTCGACGGTCGACGACACCGGCGCTCGACGCCGGCCGGGCGCTGGCCGCCGCACTGAGGGTGGACCCCGCGACGGTGACGGTGCTGCCCGCCGAGGTCTCGGGCGGTAGGCAGATCGCCGCGGTGCAGTCCGCCCCCCTCATCGAGCGCCTGCGTCAGATGATGAACGAATCCGACAACGTGATGGCCGAGTCGATCGCGCGCGAGGTGGCCTGGCAGCTGCACCGGCCGCAGAGCTTCGACGGCGGCGTCGATGCGGTGCTGAGTCAACTCGACGGGGTCGGCATCGACACGTCGGCGGCCAAGCTGGTCGATGCCAGCGGCCTGTCGACCGATGACCGGCTGACCGCCCGGATCCTCGACGAGGTGGTCAACCTCGCTGCAGGCAACACCGAACCGGCCATGCGCCCGCTGGTGGATCTGCTGCCCATCGCCGGCGGCAGCGGCACGCTGTCCAACCGCTACCTCGACACCGAGGCCGGGCGTGACGCCGCGGGTTGGCTGCGGGCCAAGACCGGGTCGCTGACCGGGACCAACGCGCTGGCCGGCATCGTGACCGACGACAACGGCCGGGTGCTGACGTTCGCACTGATCTCGAATGACGCAGGCCCAACCGGACGTACCGCGATCGACGAGCTGGCCGCGGTGCTGCGGTCGTGCGGATGTGGCACGTGA
- a CDS encoding zinc-dependent metalloprotease, with protein sequence MWHVSDRVAMTAGRAVDWDFAATVGAKLARSAPPSTDYTRNQVIEQLSESSKAAELPVREVTGLIEGAELPEARVVDRPEWIRAATRSMRVMTTGAQSDDESDSQKPGFITGRVTGAQTGAVLAFISTGILGQYDPFGPGGGELLLVYPNVIAVERQLRVPPADFRLWVCLHEVTHRVQFRANPWLADHMSQALAVLTQDAGEDVTEIVGRLAEFARNQRNGAAPEPNSAGVIGLMRAVQAEPQRRALDQLLVLGTLLEGHADHVMDAVGPAVVPTVSTIRRRFEERRQRKQPPLQRLVRALLGFDAKMSQYTRGKAFVDHVVATVGMARFNTVWSSPDALPLPDEIDEPQRWIERVL encoded by the coding sequence ATGTGGCACGTGAGCGATCGGGTCGCCATGACCGCGGGCCGCGCGGTCGACTGGGACTTCGCCGCGACGGTCGGGGCGAAGTTGGCCCGGTCCGCCCCGCCGTCCACGGATTACACCCGCAACCAGGTGATCGAACAGCTCTCGGAGAGTTCGAAGGCTGCCGAGCTGCCGGTGCGCGAGGTCACGGGACTGATCGAGGGTGCCGAATTGCCCGAGGCCCGCGTGGTGGACCGTCCCGAGTGGATCCGCGCCGCCACCCGTTCCATGCGGGTGATGACCACCGGAGCCCAATCCGATGACGAAAGTGACTCGCAGAAGCCAGGATTCATCACCGGACGGGTGACCGGGGCGCAGACCGGCGCCGTGCTGGCGTTCATCTCCACGGGCATCCTCGGCCAGTACGACCCGTTCGGCCCCGGCGGTGGTGAACTGCTGCTGGTGTATCCCAACGTCATCGCGGTGGAACGCCAGTTGCGCGTTCCGCCAGCTGATTTCCGGCTGTGGGTGTGCCTGCACGAGGTCACCCACCGGGTGCAGTTCCGGGCCAATCCGTGGCTGGCCGACCACATGTCACAGGCCCTGGCGGTGCTGACCCAGGATGCCGGCGAGGATGTCACCGAGATCGTGGGCCGGCTCGCCGAGTTCGCCCGGAACCAGCGCAACGGGGCTGCGCCGGAACCGAATTCGGCCGGCGTGATCGGCCTGATGCGGGCCGTGCAGGCCGAACCGCAGCGTCGTGCACTGGACCAGCTGCTGGTGCTGGGCACTCTGCTGGAGGGGCATGCCGATCACGTGATGGACGCCGTCGGCCCGGCAGTGGTGCCCACGGTGTCGACCATCCGGCGCCGCTTCGAAGAACGCAGGCAGCGCAAGCAGCCACCGTTGCAACGGTTGGTACGCGCCCTGCTGGGCTTCGACGCCAAGATGAGCCAGTACACCCGGGGCAAGGCGTTCGTCGACCACGTGGTCGCGACCGTCGGGATGGCCCGGTTCAACACCGTCTGGTCCAGCCCCGACGCCCTGCCGCTGCCCGACGAGATCGACGAACCGCAGCGATGGATCGAACGGGTGCTGTAG
- the tilS gene encoding tRNA lysidine(34) synthetase TilS translates to MDRTGAVAALRHALTAAGIDGARWCVALSGGPDSLALTAVAATLRPTTALVVDHRLQSGSDQVAETARRQAIALGCVAAQVLSVDVGRSGGPEAAARQARYAALDDARDGAPVLLGHTLDDQAETVLLGLGRGSGARSIAGMRPHDPPWHRPLLGLRRTVTHAACEELGLTPWQDPHNAEDRFTRVRLRNEVLPLLEDVLGGGVAEALARTATALREDTETLDALAGEALAAARTEAGDLDTARLALLPDALRRRVIRAWLLDGGACDLTDIQIRGVDRFVTDWRGQGGVAVGSGLRKQRLFAARRAGVLTMHTEPV, encoded by the coding sequence ATGGATCGAACGGGTGCTGTAGCCGCGCTGCGGCACGCGCTGACCGCCGCCGGGATCGACGGTGCGCGCTGGTGCGTGGCGCTGTCCGGCGGTCCGGATTCACTGGCGCTGACCGCGGTCGCGGCGACCCTGCGACCCACCACCGCGCTGGTCGTCGACCACCGGCTGCAATCGGGGTCGGATCAGGTGGCCGAGACGGCCCGCCGGCAGGCAATCGCCCTCGGGTGCGTTGCCGCACAGGTTCTTTCGGTCGACGTCGGCCGCTCTGGTGGGCCGGAGGCGGCGGCCCGGCAGGCCCGCTACGCGGCGCTTGACGACGCCCGCGACGGCGCGCCGGTGCTGCTCGGCCACACCCTCGACGATCAGGCCGAGACGGTGCTGCTGGGGCTGGGCCGCGGATCGGGTGCCCGTTCGATCGCCGGGATGCGCCCGCACGACCCGCCGTGGCATCGGCCGCTGCTGGGTCTGCGACGGACCGTGACCCATGCGGCCTGCGAGGAGCTCGGCCTCACCCCGTGGCAGGACCCGCACAATGCCGAGGACCGGTTCACCCGGGTCAGGTTGCGAAACGAGGTGCTGCCGCTACTGGAGGACGTGCTCGGCGGCGGGGTGGCCGAGGCTCTGGCCCGGACGGCCACCGCGCTGCGCGAGGACACCGAAACGCTCGATGCCCTGGCCGGGGAGGCTCTGGCGGCGGCGCGCACCGAGGCCGGCGATCTGGACACGGCGCGGTTGGCGCTGTTGCCCGATGCGCTGCGCCGGCGGGTGATCCGGGCGTGGTTGCTGGACGGCGGTGCATGTGATCTCACCGACATCCAGATCCGCGGGGTCGACCGGTTCGTGACGGACTGGCGCGGGCAGGGCGGCGTGGCCGTCGGGTCCGGGCTGCGCAAACAGCGGTTGTTCGCGGCGCGGCGTGCGGGTGTGTTGACGATGCACACCGAACCTGTCTAG
- the hpt gene encoding hypoxanthine phosphoribosyltransferase, with product MPVDSAELYAGDIKSVLLSEEQIRTRTVELAEMIAEQYRDDLGNDDLLLVTVLKGAVMFVTDLARTIPLPTQLEFMAVSSYGSSTSSSGVVRILKDLDRDINDRDVLIVEDIIDSGLTLSWLLRNLATRHPRSLRVCTLLRKPEAVKAELDVAYVGFDIPNEFVVGYGLDFAERYRDLPYIGTLEPKVYEGP from the coding sequence GTGCCTGTCGACTCTGCCGAGCTCTATGCGGGAGACATCAAATCGGTGCTGTTGTCCGAGGAGCAGATCCGGACCCGCACCGTCGAACTCGCCGAGATGATCGCCGAGCAATACCGAGACGATCTGGGCAACGACGACCTGCTGTTGGTCACCGTGCTCAAGGGCGCGGTCATGTTCGTCACCGACCTGGCCCGGACCATCCCGCTGCCCACGCAGCTGGAGTTCATGGCGGTCAGCTCCTACGGCTCGTCGACCTCGTCCTCGGGCGTGGTGCGCATCCTCAAAGACCTCGACCGCGATATCAACGACCGTGACGTGCTGATCGTCGAGGACATCATCGACTCGGGTCTCACCCTGTCCTGGTTGCTGCGCAACCTCGCCACCCGTCATCCGCGCTCGCTGCGGGTGTGCACGCTGCTGCGCAAGCCCGAGGCCGTCAAGGCCGAACTCGATGTCGCCTATGTGGGGTTCGACATCCCCAATGAGTTCGTCGTCGGCTATGGCCTGGACTTCGCCGAGCGCTATCGCGACCTGCCCTACATCGGCACCCTCGAACCGAAGGTGTACGAAGGGCCCTGA
- a CDS encoding SIMPL domain-containing protein, with amino-acid sequence MPIAANTKLRVLGVAAAGLIAVSVSACDATSGPGASSPVDARQVTVVGSGQVQGVPDTLTADVAIEFTAPDVSGALNQSSQRQQAVIDALVGSGIDRKDISTTQVSVQPQFTDSAISGYRASNAVKVKIRDTAKASQTLALIAGTGGDATRINSVNYSIADDSDLVRDARARAFDDAKNRAEQYAGLSGLHLGKVISISEQSGGSTPPMPTPMPRAAMADVPLEPGQQTVDFAVTVIWELT; translated from the coding sequence ATGCCGATCGCTGCGAATACGAAGCTACGGGTACTCGGCGTTGCCGCGGCGGGACTGATCGCGGTCAGCGTCAGCGCGTGCGATGCGACCTCGGGACCCGGCGCGAGCTCGCCGGTTGATGCCCGACAGGTGACCGTCGTCGGATCCGGCCAGGTGCAGGGGGTACCGGATACCCTGACCGCCGATGTCGCCATCGAGTTCACCGCCCCGGATGTGTCCGGCGCCCTCAACCAGTCCAGCCAACGGCAGCAGGCCGTGATCGATGCACTCGTCGGATCGGGCATCGACCGCAAGGACATCAGCACCACCCAGGTCAGCGTGCAACCGCAATTCACCGATAGCGCGATCTCGGGTTACCGCGCATCCAATGCGGTCAAGGTCAAGATCCGCGACACCGCCAAGGCCTCGCAGACGTTGGCCTTGATCGCAGGGACCGGCGGGGACGCCACCCGCATCAACTCGGTCAACTATTCGATCGCGGATGACTCGGATCTGGTCCGCGACGCCCGCGCCCGCGCATTCGACGACGCCAAGAACCGCGCCGAGCAGTACGCCGGATTATCTGGACTGCACCTGGGCAAGGTGATCTCGATATCGGAACAGTCCGGTGGCTCGACCCCGCCCATGCCCACCCCGATGCCGCGGGCGGCGATGGCGGACGTTCCCCTGGAACCCGGTCAGCAGACGGTGGACTTCGCGGTGACGGTGATCTGGGAGCTCACCTAA
- a CDS encoding zinc-binding dehydrogenase, with amino-acid sequence MRAAVLSDGRMIVRDDLPEPVPGPGQVLVEVKACGICGSDLHFATHGADMLAASADLEGMPDMDIDLAGDVYMGHEFSAEILDAGPGTEAPAAGTLVTSVPVLISPGGIDAIVYSNTTVGGYAEKMLLSAPLLLPVPNGLSAAHAALTEPMAVGLHAVNASRIEPGEAALVVGCGPVGIAIIAALNLRGVKTIVASDFSPTRRALATTMGAHLTLDPAADSPFHQCQPAVVFEAVGAPGVIDDILRRAPAGIRLVVAGVCMQPDTVHPFYAVTKQINIQFVFGYDPTEFANSLRAIAEGEIDVAPMITGTVDLDGVGTAFDELSSPDRHCKILVTP; translated from the coding sequence ATGCGCGCCGCGGTGCTGAGCGACGGGCGGATGATCGTCCGCGATGACCTGCCCGAACCGGTGCCCGGCCCCGGGCAGGTGCTGGTCGAGGTGAAGGCCTGCGGAATCTGCGGCTCCGACCTGCATTTCGCCACCCACGGCGCCGACATGCTGGCCGCGAGCGCCGATCTCGAAGGCATGCCCGACATGGACATCGACCTGGCCGGCGATGTCTACATGGGACATGAGTTCAGCGCCGAGATCCTCGACGCCGGACCCGGCACCGAGGCGCCTGCGGCGGGCACCCTGGTCACCTCGGTACCGGTGCTGATCTCGCCCGGCGGGATCGACGCGATCGTGTACAGCAATACCACCGTCGGCGGCTACGCCGAGAAGATGCTGTTGTCGGCGCCGCTACTGCTGCCGGTACCCAACGGCCTGAGCGCCGCACACGCCGCGCTCACCGAACCGATGGCCGTCGGCCTGCATGCGGTCAACGCGTCGCGCATCGAGCCCGGCGAGGCGGCGCTCGTCGTCGGCTGCGGCCCCGTCGGCATCGCCATCATCGCCGCACTGAACCTCCGGGGAGTGAAAACCATTGTGGCGTCGGACTTCTCCCCCACCCGACGGGCACTCGCCACCACCATGGGCGCCCACCTCACGCTGGATCCGGCCGCGGATTCGCCGTTTCATCAGTGCCAGCCCGCGGTGGTGTTCGAGGCGGTCGGCGCCCCCGGAGTCATCGACGACATCCTGCGCCGCGCACCCGCGGGCATCCGGCTGGTGGTCGCCGGGGTCTGCATGCAGCCCGACACCGTCCATCCGTTCTACGCGGTCACCAAACAGATCAACATCCAGTTCGTCTTCGGCTACGACCCCACCGAGTTCGCAAACTCGTTGCGCGCCATCGCCGAGGGTGAGATCGACGTCGCCCCGATGATCACCGGGACGGTGGACCTCGACGGCGTGGGCACCGCGTTCGACGAGCTCTCCTCCCCCGACCGACACTGCAAGATCCTGGTGACGCCCTGA